A segment of the Oceanispirochaeta sp. genome:
GTTTCTTCAATACTTCAGAAGGATCATCGGGGATACTGCGGGAGAGCGTATGAATCGAAACTGCATCCTCCTGCAGCCCCTCTTCAGTCAGGTATTGTCCCAGATCTTTAAGGATTTGTGCCGAGTTGCTTCCCGATTCTCCCCGGGGGCTGCCCCCCCGAGGACTACTGCTCCGGGGACTTCCACAAATGTAGAGTATTTTTTTCATTGAACATCTCCTTCAAAAAAACGGTCCAATCCCGCGTAATCCTCTGAAGACCTGAGGATCAGGGTATTCATCTTCCCCCTGTAGATATTGTCATTCAGATTTTCACCGGTCCTTCTGAAAACCTCTTCTTCCTCCCCACTGAGATCGTCTCCGTATCCCGCCAGAAATGGTTCAGCACCTTTGCCGTATCGGAGAGGATGGTGGGTTTCTCCCTTATGGGTCACAAAAAAGGGAAGGACCCGGCCCAGTGAACGATCCTGAAGAATTTTGACAGCAGGGCTGTAACTGCCCCAGGTAACGGGGCAGAGATAGAGGATACGATCTGAAAGGATTTCTTCCTTCATTAATTTTGAAGCATCATCCTTAAAAACACATAGTCCCGGTGTTTTAAGCCAGCAGTTGAAACAGCCCAGACAGGGTTCCATATTCACCTGGCCTAAATCAAAAAAACGGATATCCCTTGTTGGATGGGCGGCTTTTTCTGTTTTTTCCCTTAAATATTCCAGTATTTCCCGGCCCTGCAAGTCGGGGGTGTCATGGATAATGGTGTATCTCATGGTTTTCTCTCCTGGAGACAGGCAGATGTTTACACTGTCAACATCAAGAACATACACCGGCATGTTTACACTGTCAACATAAATTTGTTATATTTGTATGAAATGAATGATTACCATCACGGACACCTGAAACAGCAGCTTCTTGATGAGGGGCTTAAACTGCTGATAGAAGACGGGTATAAGAATTTCTCAATGAGAAAGCTGGCCCGCCGCTGCAATGTATCCCACACCTCACCTTATAGACATTTTGCTGATAAGGAAAAACTTATAAAAGCCCTATCCGTCGAAGTGCATGAAAAGTTCAATACCTCACTTAAAGAGTCAATGGATCAGGTGGAAGGATCTCCTGTAGATAAGCTGAAAGGCATGGGGAAAGGATATGTCAAGTTCTTCATGAAGAATCCTGATTACCTGGAACTTCTCTTCCTGACTCCAGAGCTTTATAATATGGAAAACAGAAAGGACGACTGCGGGGACGGATCATCCTTTTTAACCTATTTTTCTGCCGTGTCCAGAGCCCTGAATGGAAATGGTACCGTTGACCTCACCCTGCCGGAGGGTCCTTCGGTATTAAAAAAACCGGAAGCAATTCCGGGAGCTGCCTTGCAGCCCTGGTGCCTGATTCATGGATTAACAGTCCTTCTTGTCAAAAAAGCCATCCCCGTCAGCAGTCCTGAAGATGTGGATCGGCTGATAGAACAGATTCTGGAGACAGTCTGAATCCTGTCTCAAAGACCCTCTGCTTTCAAATTCTTTTTGTATCGTCTATGAGACAGATACAGGAGCAGACCGATGAAGGGAATGGATGCAAGAGCGATCACATTTCCCTGAAAAAGATGATACAGATAAAAGCGGATGTGATTTCCCCCGTCTGTGAAGGCCGTAATCAGCTGTCCCTGGCCCATATCCATACCCGTACCCTGAGATAAATTAGTAAACAGCTCCGCCATGGAACTGGAAATCAGCAGAAAAGTCACGACTACGGGGATCCCTGTGAACACACTGCGGATGACATTGCCCCTGCTGATCAATACGGTGACGGAAATGACAGAGAGAAGATTAGGGAGATCTCCCAGGGGCAGAGTCCTGTTCCCGGGGAGAATCAGGGCGATTCCCAGAGCGATGGGCATAAGGATCAGACCCGATACAATGACTGATTTATTGTTCATCAGGATTCCCGTATCCACCGCCACATTCAGCCCCGAGCGCCCGGGAAACCAGTTTTGAATTCTTTCCTTCATGCTGTTGGAGATGGGGGAAATACCTTCCCCGATAAGCTCTCCGCATTTTGGAAGGAGGTACATCACCGCGGCAATATGAATCCCCAGCTCCAGAAATGTTTTGACAGAATAGCCGGCACCAATCCCCAGGAGGATGCCCATAAAAAACCCGATCACCATGGGATCAGCAAACTGATTCAGCCTTGAATCACCCGTATGTGGGTTGAAATTCCATTTTTTGACATAGGGAATCCGGTCGTACAGGCTGTCCATCAGCTCGGCAAAGGGGAGCAGACCGACCACCGACACAGGCGAAATGGTGACTCCCTCCAGGCCGGACTCCCGGAACACATAGGGGGCGGTCCAGTCGGCTGTCTTGATGGTATAAATCGTTATCAGGGTGATAGCCGCAAAGGCTATGAAATAGTTGTGGGAGACAGCAAAAAGGAGTGCCCCGATGAGAGCCAGGTGCCAGTAGTTCCAGATATCGATATAGATGGTTCTGGTCGTTTTCAAGGCGATCATGATGATGTTGATCAATATGATGAAGGGAATGGAAAGAGGGGCCAGAGGAGAACTCCAGGTGATGGCAGCCAGGGGAGGCCAGCCCACGTCCAGAACGGGGAAATCGAGACCCCTCACACGAATGATCTGCTCGACGGCGGGTCTGATATTGTCCACAAAAAAAGAAAAAACAATAAATACACCGGCGAAACCGGTTCCCAGCTGCAGAGCCGCCTTGAGAAGACGGCCTAAGGGCATCCGGATGATCAGT
Coding sequences within it:
- a CDS encoding TetR/AcrR family transcriptional regulator, which codes for MDNGVSHGFLSWRQADVYTVNIKNIHRHVYTVNINLLYLYEMNDYHHGHLKQQLLDEGLKLLIEDGYKNFSMRKLARRCNVSHTSPYRHFADKEKLIKALSVEVHEKFNTSLKESMDQVEGSPVDKLKGMGKGYVKFFMKNPDYLELLFLTPELYNMENRKDDCGDGSSFLTYFSAVSRALNGNGTVDLTLPEGPSVLKKPEAIPGAALQPWCLIHGLTVLLVKKAIPVSSPEDVDRLIEQILETV
- a CDS encoding PTS transporter subunit IIC, yielding MIRVMEILKSFIDAFFEFKAYIMLPFFIIIIGLIIRMPLGRLLKAALQLGTGFAGVFIVFSFFVDNIRPAVEQIIRVRGLDFPVLDVGWPPLAAITWSSPLAPLSIPFIILINIIMIALKTTRTIYIDIWNYWHLALIGALLFAVSHNYFIAFAAITLITIYTIKTADWTAPYVFRESGLEGVTISPVSVVGLLPFAELMDSLYDRIPYVKKWNFNPHTGDSRLNQFADPMVIGFFMGILLGIGAGYSVKTFLELGIHIAAVMYLLPKCGELIGEGISPISNSMKERIQNWFPGRSGLNVAVDTGILMNNKSVIVSGLILMPIALGIALILPGNRTLPLGDLPNLLSVISVTVLISRGNVIRSVFTGIPVVVTFLLISSSMAELFTNLSQGTGMDMGQGQLITAFTDGGNHIRFYLYHLFQGNVIALASIPFIGLLLYLSHRRYKKNLKAEGL
- a CDS encoding NAD(P)H-dependent oxidoreductase; translation: MRYTIIHDTPDLQGREILEYLREKTEKAAHPTRDIRFFDLGQVNMEPCLGCFNCWLKTPGLCVFKDDASKLMKEEILSDRILYLCPVTWGSYSPAVKILQDRSLGRVLPFFVTHKGETHHPLRYGKGAEPFLAGYGDDLSGEEEEVFRRTGENLNDNIYRGKMNTLILRSSEDYAGLDRFFEGDVQ